In a genomic window of Procambarus clarkii isolate CNS0578487 chromosome 12, FALCON_Pclarkii_2.0, whole genome shotgun sequence:
- the LOC138363989 gene encoding calcium homeostasis endoplasmic reticulum protein-like: MATPHREYQEGPQEQQGQRHGQEEHPTAPQHPEEGLRQPGERRATLGGASAANGTLTSSPPESSSRGSSGKLSSQKKFTRATGSAAHPEGPNVGLHTRIRARRYRVHLHTDDGAVPLEETLEESLGKLNGGSMDTYVTAPYGLKWSQTRYRPAASKYALRTSGENHEHPTGPTGPQEHSKTHIQQRAPLREPQAPPNLSRPPGTPPPSEAHDAAHPAAHQPGTQGAHRGPHQTPHRAPRRSSPQEPQCPNQPEHGQKPLDAHPSIIRPPGPDHQGQPPTEGSHQQEAQHPTRKTPQKTPWRRPQPHHPPHRIPPPTSGEVTQLKPNDGA; this comes from the exons ATGGCGACGCCTCACAGGGAGTACCAGGAAGGTCCACAGGAgcagcagggccagagacatggtcaggaggaacatccgacggcaccgcaacatccggaggagggtctgcgacaaccgggggaacgtcgggcGACGCTGGGGGGAGCCTCAGccgcgaacgggacgctcacctcctcacccccggagtcctcctccagagggagcagcGGGAAATTATCTTCACAGAAAAAGTTCACgagagcgaccggatcagca gcgcatcccgagggtccgaatgttggtcttcacacccgaatacgtgccagacgataTAGAGTTCATctgcacactgacgacggagccgtacctctggaagaaacgcTGGAGGAGAGTCTCGGGAAACTCAATGGGGGCTCCATGGACACTTACGTCACAGCCCCctacggtctgaaatggtcacagacccggtacCGTCCTGCAGCTTCAAAGTACGCCCTTCGTACCTCCGGAGAAAATCATG aacatccaacaggcccaactggaccccaagagcaTTCAAAGACGCACATACAACAGAGGGCGCCATTGAGAGAACCTCAGGCCCCCCCTAACCTGTCGCGACCCCCGGGGACACCCCCACCATCGGAAGCACACGATGCCGCACATCCGGCCGCACATCAGCCTGGAACCCAGGGCGCTCACCGCGGTCCACACCAGACACCGCACCGAGCCCCACGGAGGAGCTCTCCACAGGAGCCCCAGTGCCCTAACCAACCGGAACATGGACAGAAGCCCCTCGACGCCCATCCTTCGATAATACGACCACCAGGTCCTGATCACCAGgggcaaccgcccactgaggggagccaccagcaggaggcacaacATCCAACACGGAAGACACCACAGAAGACACCATGGCGACGTCCACAGCCCCACCATCCGCCGCATCGCATTCCTCCGCCTACGTCCGGCGAGGTGACGCAGCTCAAGCCGAACGACGGCGCTTAA